From a single Oncorhynchus nerka isolate Pitt River linkage group LG11, Oner_Uvic_2.0, whole genome shotgun sequence genomic region:
- the drd2a gene encoding dopamine receptor D2a isoform X2: protein MDVLTQYAYNESFWDNGNGSFNETESGQKHPYNYYAMLLTLLILVIVFGNVLVCMAVSREKALQSTTNYLIVSLAVADLLVATLVMPWVVYLEVVGEWRFSKIHCDIFVTLDVMMCTASILNLCAISIDRYTAVAMPMLYNTRYSSRRRVTVMISVVWVLSFAISCPLLFGLNNTATRDESLCIIANPAFVVYSSIVSFYIPFIITLLVYVQIYVVLRKRRKRVNTKRPCQGTGDHHAGATLKEKCSHPGDVRLCTVIVKPNGSFPVNKKKVIFIKEVAHEGDDIELDEMTNRNPQKQKNVDNATAMPVSHQLLLPTKANASPISVPPSPPGSSFKVEKNGDSKDILVEVPKVTKAFQTEALPNGKTQTSIKQQPTLMSKRKISQQKEKKATQMLAIVLGVFIICWLPFFITHILNTHCTTCKVPAEMYNAFTWLGYVNSAVNPIIYTTFNIEFRKAFIKILHC from the exons ATGGATGTCCTCACACAGTATGCCTACAATGAGAGTTTCTGGGACAATGGGAATGGGAGCTTCAATGAGACGGAGAGCGGGCAGAAGCACCCGTACAATTACTATGCCATGCTCCTGACGCTGCTCATCCTCGTCATCGTCTTTGGCAATGTGTTGGTGTGCATGGCCGTGTCCAGGGAGAAGGCCCTCCAGTCCACCACCAATTACCTGATCGTCAGCCTGGCCGTGGCTGACCTGCTGGTGGCCACCTTGGTTATGCCCtgggtggtctatctagag GTGGTGGGAGAGTGGAGGTTTAGTAAAATCCACTGTGACATCTTTGTCACCCTAGATGTCATGATGTGCACTGCAAGCATCCTCAATCTCTGTGCCATCAGCATTGATCG ATACACAGCAGTCGCCATGCCCATGCTGTACAACACGCGCTACAGCTCCAGAAGACGAGTCACTGTTATGATCTCTGTGGTGTGGGTTCTGTCCTTTGCGATATCATGCCCCCTGTTGTTCGGCCTAAATAACACAG CGACTCGCGACGAGTCCCTGTGCATCATCGCCAACCCGGCCTTTGTGGTGTACTCCTCCATTGTGTCCTTCTACAttcccttcatcatcactctgctGGTCTACGTGCAGATTTATGTGGTGCTTCGCAAGCGTCGGAAACGGGTGAACACAAAGCGCCCGTGTCAAGGGACAGGCGACCACCACGCAGGCGCCACGTTAAAG GAGAAGTGCAGTCACCCAGGAGATGTGAGGCTGTGCACTGTGATTGTGAAACCTAATGGGAGCTTTCCTGTCAACAAGAAAAAAGTG ATCTTCATCAAAGAGGTGGCCCACGAAGGGGACGACATAGAGCTGGACGAGATGACCAACCGCAACCCTCAGAAACAGAAGAATGTGGACAATGCCACCGCCATGCCTGTCAGCCACCAGCTCCTGCTGCCAACCAAGGCCAACGCCAGCCCCATCTCCGTGCCCCCCTCCCCGCCTGGGAGCTCCTTCAAAGTGGAGAAGAACGGCGACTCGAAGGACATATTGGTAGAAGTGCCCAAAGTGACTAAAGCGTTTCAGACCGAGGCCTTACCCAACGGAAAAACCCAGACGTCTATCAAGCAGCAACCCACTCTCATGAGTAAGAGGAAGATCTCCCAACAGAAGGAAAAGAAAGCCACTCAAATGTTAGCCATAGTCCTGG gtgTATTTATCATATGCTGGCTACCTTTTTTCATCACTCATATATTGAACACCCACTGCACCACATGCAAGGTTCCTGCGGAGATGTACAATGCTTTCACGTGGCTGGGGTATGTGAACAGTGCCGTGAACCCCATCATATACACCACTTTCAATATAGAGTTCAGAAAAGCTTTCATCAAGATCCTGCATTGCTAA
- the drd2a gene encoding dopamine receptor D2a isoform X1: MDVLTQYAYNESFWDNGNGSFNETESGQKHPYNYYAMLLTLLILVIVFGNVLVCMAVSREKALQSTTNYLIVSLAVADLLVATLVMPWVVYLEVVGEWRFSKIHCDIFVTLDVMMCTASILNLCAISIDRYTAVAMPMLYNTRYSSRRRVTVMISVVWVLSFAISCPLLFGLNNTATRDESLCIIANPAFVVYSSIVSFYIPFIITLLVYVQIYVVLRKRRKRVNTKRPCQGTGDHHAGATLKIFIKEVAHEGDDIELDEMTNRNPQKQKNVDNATAMPVSHQLLLPTKANASPISVPPSPPGSSFKVEKNGDSKDILVEVPKVTKAFQTEALPNGKTQTSIKQQPTLMSKRKISQQKEKKATQMLAIVLGVFIICWLPFFITHILNTHCTTCKVPAEMYNAFTWLGYVNSAVNPIIYTTFNIEFRKAFIKILHC; encoded by the exons ATGGATGTCCTCACACAGTATGCCTACAATGAGAGTTTCTGGGACAATGGGAATGGGAGCTTCAATGAGACGGAGAGCGGGCAGAAGCACCCGTACAATTACTATGCCATGCTCCTGACGCTGCTCATCCTCGTCATCGTCTTTGGCAATGTGTTGGTGTGCATGGCCGTGTCCAGGGAGAAGGCCCTCCAGTCCACCACCAATTACCTGATCGTCAGCCTGGCCGTGGCTGACCTGCTGGTGGCCACCTTGGTTATGCCCtgggtggtctatctagag GTGGTGGGAGAGTGGAGGTTTAGTAAAATCCACTGTGACATCTTTGTCACCCTAGATGTCATGATGTGCACTGCAAGCATCCTCAATCTCTGTGCCATCAGCATTGATCG ATACACAGCAGTCGCCATGCCCATGCTGTACAACACGCGCTACAGCTCCAGAAGACGAGTCACTGTTATGATCTCTGTGGTGTGGGTTCTGTCCTTTGCGATATCATGCCCCCTGTTGTTCGGCCTAAATAACACAG CGACTCGCGACGAGTCCCTGTGCATCATCGCCAACCCGGCCTTTGTGGTGTACTCCTCCATTGTGTCCTTCTACAttcccttcatcatcactctgctGGTCTACGTGCAGATTTATGTGGTGCTTCGCAAGCGTCGGAAACGGGTGAACACAAAGCGCCCGTGTCAAGGGACAGGCGACCACCACGCAGGCGCCACGTTAAAG ATCTTCATCAAAGAGGTGGCCCACGAAGGGGACGACATAGAGCTGGACGAGATGACCAACCGCAACCCTCAGAAACAGAAGAATGTGGACAATGCCACCGCCATGCCTGTCAGCCACCAGCTCCTGCTGCCAACCAAGGCCAACGCCAGCCCCATCTCCGTGCCCCCCTCCCCGCCTGGGAGCTCCTTCAAAGTGGAGAAGAACGGCGACTCGAAGGACATATTGGTAGAAGTGCCCAAAGTGACTAAAGCGTTTCAGACCGAGGCCTTACCCAACGGAAAAACCCAGACGTCTATCAAGCAGCAACCCACTCTCATGAGTAAGAGGAAGATCTCCCAACAGAAGGAAAAGAAAGCCACTCAAATGTTAGCCATAGTCCTGG gtgTATTTATCATATGCTGGCTACCTTTTTTCATCACTCATATATTGAACACCCACTGCACCACATGCAAGGTTCCTGCGGAGATGTACAATGCTTTCACGTGGCTGGGGTATGTGAACAGTGCCGTGAACCCCATCATATACACCACTTTCAATATAGAGTTCAGAAAAGCTTTCATCAAGATCCTGCATTGCTAA